CCGGAGCTTGCACCTACCAAGCTTGCACAGTGAGGAAAGTAACATTTCTTCATGCCTCCTGAACTCGTCAGATTCTCCACCATCGAGATATATATCAATTTCCTCCAAACCTGGCAGGTTCCCAAGATCCTCCACCGCATCTGCCGGACTCTTGGTAATACTAAAGCCTGATATCTCCCGTAAGTTCCTCATATTTCCAATCTTCTTTGGTATAATTGTCCAACCTCCACCAATTAGGTGTTGTAGTTTGGTCAGCTGAGCGAATCCAGTTGGCAACTCTTCCACTGGTGTAGCTCCAAAATGTAGTGTCTCTAGGTCACGTAGCAACACGATCTCTGACGGTAGCTTTGAAATTCTCGTGGCTGGAAAGTTTAGGTATTTTAGTTGGAACAATTTGCCAATACTTTTCATATCATACTCTTCCAAACCCTCACAACCTGCAAAATCTACTACACGTAGAGCTTCAAATTTAGCAAGACTAGGCAAATGTTTGGTGCAAGCTGAAGATGTTACTGTCAGAGATCGTACATGGCTTAGATCTTCTTGTGCGAGTAAATGTGCAAGCTCATGATCAATGTGCTGGATTGATAGTCGCCGAATAAAACCTTGACGATTTGCTAAACTTGTTTGGCCACCACCTATCACAACGATGAAATTATCTTCATTTGATTTTGAAATAATAATTTCTAGCATCATGTCATGGACTCggcaagcacgagccttgccatcaTAGCCGATGTACTCAGGCTGTACCATGCTTTTGTTGACAAGCTCATAGAAGTATCTCTCAGCGACTTCTTGTTGGCTTTGTCCACGCTCTTCAGAGATAAATCCTTCCGCTATCCACCGCCTCACTAACCTCTCTCGATCAATCACATAATCCTCGGGGAATACACTTAAATACAATAAACATGTCTTGAGATTAGGTGGAAGATCATTGTAGCTAAGTAATAGTATCTTACTCATTCCCTCCAAACTCTGGTTATTTTCCAGTGCAGAACCAATTGATCTTATAATCTTCTCCCACTCCTCCTTGACAACTGGTCTATTTGCTAACAAACTAGATATACTAATAATTGCCAGTGGTAGGCCTCCACATTTTTTCAGGATTTCATTTGAACTTTCTTTCAGCATATCAGGGCAGTGGTCCTCAGAGccgaaaattcttttgagaaacaaTCTTTTGGAGTGAAGATCACTTAGGGCTGCCATTTCATACACACGGTCATCACTACCAGGACAACATGATCTTGCCACATCAATAATGCGTGTAGTAGTTATAATTCTGCTAGAACAATTATTGTATGGAAAAGCACACTTGATATTGTTCCATGCTTGAGTAGACCATATATCATCCACTATGACAAGATACCTAATAAATAGTAGCAGATGATGTTAACTGATTTTGAAATGGAATTCAACTAGAAAAATAATTTAGCATACACCACTTCAATACTATTTAAGTGGAGCTACACAAGTCTACTAGTACTCATTCAAAAAACAACAATGTTTATTTGATATATTTTTATGTGCAAACATTGTTTCTCAATGCTTATTTGGGTATATATGGACTATATTTTAATACAAGAGACAAGGATGAATTGCACAAGCCACAATTGTGCTTTTTTTTTCTTTACCTGGAAGATATAATTGGACATACAATAGTAATGAGTAACTACCAAAACTTGTGAAACATTTGTAAGGAATGTTCTGAAAATTAACCACAGAAGTTAAAGTTACCTTTTATCTTGTAGCAGTTCTCTTAGCTTCGCAATGGACTTCTTTTCATCCCAATCACTTGTGTCTTTTGTGGATCCATCTTGGCATGgcacttgagagattacatccTTTATAATATTCTTTATATATGGCTTTTGTGAGACCGATACAAAAACCTGACAATCGAAATGCCCTTGAATCTTGCGATAGACCTCATTTGCGAGTGTTGTCTTTCCTAATCCACCAAATCCAACAATTGACAACACCTTACGATCCTTGGTGGAGCTGTTTTCTTCTTTCAACATCCACTTGACAAGATCATCTCTTGGACCCTCCACACCCACAAGGTGTGCCTCCTCGGCAAACAGAGCACACAACCGAGGATCCACGGCCGCATGCTCGGTCTTGCTGCACAGAATCTCACTCAGCTTGTAACAATCCTTGAGCTCTTTGACATGCTTGATGCGGGCCTTGAGCTCGTCGATATGGTCGGCAATTCCACAGCGAGAATTGAGCGATTTGAGGAAGCGAGTGGTGTCACGGAGGAGCTCCTTGAAGCCTCCCCGACGCCCACGTTTGCCGAGGCGACGGATGAACTTGTCGATGCAATCCTCGGTATCATAGGCCAGCTCCCTGAGCAGCGATATCCACGACATCACCTGGACATCAGGGTCTTCTAGCATGGTGTAGTTTTTGAGCGCGGCATGCATGCTGGTCAGCTCAGCTTGGAGGGAAAGGATCTCACCGCGGACCCCTCGTATGCGGCCGTACTTGCCGGCGAGCAAGTCGGCAAGCTTCCCCAGCAGGGGACCCATCACGCCATCGGAGGAGCTCACCGCGACCTCCATGGATGGATCGATGCCCTCTGCTAGCTATGATGCTCGTCTCTCTCGTTGGTGTTTGTCATGTGTGCTGCTGGGAGAGTGGAGACGGAGAAGTGGGCGGATGGAGGAAGAGGAAAGGAGTAGGCAATAATTGGGTGCTGCGTAGCAAGCAATAATAGGTGGGAATGGCATGTGCTGCTGGGTCCTCCATGTCGATTTCATGATATACATGCACTGTTTTAGATAAGGAGTGCACAGAGGGACAGAGGAATCTTGCTCCTCTAGTAAGCGTGTTTAGGTTACTTATTAAGAAGTACTCCCTCCGCCccgtaatgtaagatgttttttgacactatatTAGAGTCAAAAAATTCCATTATGAGACCGTGGGAGTATTTCAGAATGCAGATGATGAGTTTTCAAATGAATTATGCCTGCAAATGTTGGTAGGAAAACTACGGTGGCGTTGGAGCACTGCCCACCCAATCGTATAGATCGAAACACAATATACGTACTGTGTGGGAAAGTGGAGAGAATTGTCCTCATCAGAGCAAGAGGAAAGGAATAAGTGAGTGCTCCAAGCTTTTTGACAACAGCTGGCAATGGCATGTGCTCATGGGTCCAGCATGTTGAAAGCAGATTGAGAACAATCATTTACATATACTGTTTTAGATAAGGAGTTTTGTCAAGGACCCGGAAATCTAGCCTGTTATTACTAGTAATGTGTTCAGGTTAATTAATAAGTTATATAACGTATGCAAACACAAGTAGTGGCATTTTTGCAAAAAGACGCCCCCACTCCCATATTTGCAGGAAATTTCATGATCTCTCCCTTTCAACCCCATCCATCCCTCCTCTCCCTCAAGCCGCCAACCTCCTCCACCTCAAGGCCGACGGCACCGTCCCCATCAACCACGCCCCGGCCACCTACAAATTTCCTCCCCAAGGGCCACCCAATCCCTGGAAACCTGACTGGCATTGTCATCTCCCACTGGCCGCCACTTGCATATCAACACCACCTACAAGGCCTTCTGTGGCCCTTGTTTTTCAGTGCCTCCGCCCCTATCTTGCCACCTCCAAACCCTACCGACATCCTCCATAACTCACAGGTAGCCTCCTCCACTGCACAAGAGTTGCTCGATGCTCCGCCCTCTATCCAAGAGAATGCCAAACTCGTGGATTCGACAGAGGTTGCACGAATCCCAGGGTCAACTCATCCACCGGCACCACTTCGAGCTCATCCACACGAAGCCACCGCCTCCCCATCTTCATCCACAAGCCACCACCGTCgttgcatgatgtctactacgcaactttcttcttgtagactcgtgttggacctccaagcgcagagttttgtatgacagtagcaaattttcctcaagtggatgacctaagatttatcaatccgtgaaaggtgtaggatgaagatggtctctttcaaacaaccctgcaaccaaataacaaagagtctcttgtgttcccaacacacctaatacaacggtaaattgtataggtgcactagttcggcgaagagatgatgatacaagtgcaatatgaatgatagatataggtttttataatctgaaaatataaaaacagctagTTGTATAGGGGGGAGTTGAGAGAAGTGTTGGAAGATGGGCAATCAATTGGGTTGGTGGGTACGAGCTAGTTGTAGCTGAAAAACTTTTGCTGACTCATCTACCTAATCACGATGGCTCAGTAATGTTATCTTAGGGGAGTAGTGGTTGATTAGCATGTTCATCAAACAGTGTTAAGCGAATTATGGCCAAGACTTTATTCCTTGTCGGCCAGAAAGAGCCAGGAAACAACTGGGGTGGTGCGTGCTGAGTAGTTTCGTGCAAGGAGCGATTGATTGATAGCCGGCATGTGCGCGTCGTCAAGCGAACTAGTACTAGTCAACAACAATATTTAACTATATATACGCTATCTACCGCGGGCTTAATTTGCTTTAGGAATAGTTTGGTATCTCTCTGACGATCATGTACAACCGTCAGACATTGATCCTATGTGATTAATTCAGCATGCAGCAAGGTTACTTTCTTCCCGTCTTACAGAAAGAGAAACAAATTGTTGGTCTTGGTACTAGTAGCAGCAAAAGCAACTCCGTCATCAGGGGAAAAGAAAGGGGCAGGAAGAGAGGGTAGGCTTTGAGCAGCGGCGGAGCTACGCGTGCAGTTCTGGGTGGCCACTgtccaacaataacaacaacaacaacttaaTTTCAAACAAGTtcaggtaggctagaggtgaaacccataaaatCTCGCAGCCAACTCATGGTTTTCGTACATGGATAACAAGCTTCCACGCATCCCTGTCCATGGCAagttctttggtgatattccaATCCTTTAGATCTCATTTTACGGACTCCTCTCATGTCAAGTTCGATCTACCCCGACCTCTATTGACATTATCTACATGCTTTAGTCATCCACCATGCACTTGAGTTTCTGAAGGCCTGCACCGAATATGCCCAAactatctcagacgatgttggacaaactTCTCTTCAATCCATGCTACCCCAATCTATctagtatatcatcattccggactcggtcCTTCCTCATGTGCCCagacatccatctcaacatgcgcatctcTGCAACATCTGactattgaacatgtcgccttttaatgGGCCAACACTCAGcgtcatacaacattgcgggtcaaaCTGCCGTCCtacagaacttgccttttagcttttgtggcatctCTTGTCACAGACAATGCcaaaagcttggcgccacttcattcatccgactttgattcgatggttcacatcttcatcaatacctccATTCTTCTGCAGCATTGACTCCAAATATCGAAGATGTCCTTCAGAGGCACCACATGCCCATCAAGACTAAATCATCCTCCGTGTGCCTAATAGTACTAAATCGCAccccatgtactcggttttagttataCTAAGCCTAAAACCTTTCAACTCCaaggtttgtcttcataactctaacttcctattgacacccatccgactatcgtcaactagcatcaCATCATCCACAAAGAGCATATACCATGAGATATCTCTTTGTATATCCCTTgtaacctcatccatcaccaaagcaaaaaagataagggctcaaagctgacccctgatgcagtcataTTTTAATCGGAAAGTCATCAATGCCGCCATCACTTGtttgaacacttgtcacaacattatcgtacatgtccttaacGAGGGTAATATACTTTGCTGGgattttgtgtttctccaaggcccaccgtattatcataggccttctccaagtcaatgaacatcaTATGAGTATTCTAATTAGTGAAGGGAA
Above is a window of Triticum dicoccoides isolate Atlit2015 ecotype Zavitan chromosome 5B, WEW_v2.0, whole genome shotgun sequence DNA encoding:
- the LOC119312903 gene encoding disease resistance protein RGA5-like; its protein translation is MEVAVSSSDGVMGPLLGKLADLLAGKYGRIRGVRGEILSLQAELTSMHAALKNYTMLEDPDVQVMSWISLLRELAYDTEDCIDKFIRRLGKRGRRGGFKELLRDTTRFLKSLNSRCGIADHIDELKARIKHVKELKDCYKLSEILCSKTEHAAVDPRLCALFAEEAHLVGVEGPRDDLVKWMLKEENSSTKDRKVLSIVGFGGLGKTTLANEVYRKIQGHFDCQVFVSVSQKPYIKNIIKDVISQVPCQDGSTKDTSDWDEKKSIAKLRELLQDKRYLVIVDDIWSTQAWNNIKCAFPYNNCSSRIITTTRIIDVARSCCPGSDDRVYEMAALSDLHSKRLFLKRIFGSEDHCPDMLKESSNEILKKCGGLPLAIISISSLLANRPVVKEEWEKIIRSIGSALENNQSLEGMSKILLLSYNDLPPNLKTCLLYLSVFPEDYVIDRERLVRRWIAEGFISEERGQSQQEVAERYFYELVNKSMVQPEYIGYDGKARACRVHDMMLEIIISKSNEDNFIVVIGGGQTSLANRQGFIRRLSIQHIDHELAHLLAQEDLSHVRSLTVTSSACTKHLPSLAKFEALRVVDFAGCEGLEEYDMKSIGKLFQLKYLNFPATRISKLPSEIVLLRDLETLHFGATPVEELPTGFAQLTKLQHLIGGGWTIIPKKIGNMRNLREISGFSITKSPADAVEDLGNLPGLEEIDIYLDGGESDEFRRHEEMLLSSLCKLGRCKLRSLRIRANDGSLEFLGSWSPLPFTLQEFHMVGDYCFTKVPEWIAPALTSLSFLDINLAELTEEGLVTLGELPTLLHLVLWFRKIPDDRVIVRGFPSLKQFTIYSNDASAYVTFVKGSMPKLKKLDLLINVSMAKTYDFYLGIEHLTCLKQATARLDNRGATPSERKAAEAAIRAEAGAHPNHPTVNIYEEFYEEDSEDTGGDEKKSNEDGDADEN